The region TCACGCTTATTTTGATCATTACCGGTTTTTGGATGGTGCAACACCAGTTGTATGCCACCATGCCTAAGTATGTGCTGCGTATGGCGGGAGAGGGGGCTTCACCTTCTTGGTATGCTAACGTTAATCCTTTAGTTGTGTTTCTTAGTGTTGGTTTTGTGACCTCACTGATGAGTAAAAAGAGCGCACTTTTTTCGATGACGATAGGTATGTTTATCATGCCGTTATCAGCATTACTGATGGCATCAGGTAATATGCTGCATGAGAATATCGATCTTGGCTTTATGCAGATGCACCCCATTGCCGCCATGATGATATTGGGTATTGTGTTTCAGGGATTGGCAGAATCTTTTATCTCACCGCGATTTTTAGAGTATTTTTCGCTGCAGGCACCAAAAGGTGAAGAGGGGCTCTATCTTGGGTTTTCACATCTTCACTCTTTTATCAGTTCGTTACTCGGGTTTGGTTTGTCTGGCTACTTACTGCAAGCTTATTGCCCTGATCCACGTACCTTCGAGACCCATGAAGCGTGGGCTAGTGCTGCATCTAATGCTCATTATATCTGGTATGTATTTGCTGGAATTGCCACAGTGTCAGCCATTTCCTTGATGATCTATGGTGTTGTGATTAAGAGGTTAGATGCCGATAAATTTGATGAAACACAAGCTGTGATAGCCTAATTTTTTATTAAGGTAAATATCACCGACTTTAAGTGGATAAGCTTTAACTATGATATTGTTACTTAATAATTGAAGGTTCGTAGCTTGTTAAAACAATGGGTAACGTACAACTCGGTCGTTTACGGCGGCCGAGTTTTTGATTGCTTTATTGGCTATGAGGAGCAAATCCTGTGAATAACACTTAGGAGTCAGACTCCTTTGCAAAAATATAAAAATATTGAATTTTTACATGAACCATTATTGTATTCATAAATAATGACTGTAACTAGAGGCATCCTTATTCTTTATCTATTGATTCATCTTTTCCAAACCAAAATTTTTCTATCTCCTTTAATTTACCACTCTCAATGAGTTTCTGTTTTCCGATATCAAAATCTTGTAAAATTGTCTGACCATTAGGGTTGGTTTTAAGCACTGCGATATATTCTTTGGTAGAACCAAAAGACGGCATTTTGTTATATTTATTGCTCCAACCTTGTTGTTTTAAGATATAATCCCACGTATTTTCATAGCCTATAAATCCATCAATACGTCCCTTTTCAAGCATCTGAAATCCCTGTGAAATTGTATTTACATCATACTTTGTCACATAATCCACAGAATGCCACTTATCGCCATAGTTAAAACCACGTTTAACGCCAATCACAAGGTTGTTAAGTGATTCGAGTCCTATCCACTTAATAGGACTCTCTGCTCTAACATAAATTAAAAATTTGGCTTCATTAACAAATTCGTGAGAGTAATCAAAAACCTTTAATCTCTCTTCGTTCATTCCTGTTGGAAAAAGAATGTCTATCTTGCCCGTTTTGACATTTTGCATTGCACGTGGCCATGGTGAGACCGACAACTTAATGGTGTATCCCATAATATGAAAACTTTCTCGCAGAATATCCCAGCTATACCCTTGATAACCTGGTATGTTCTCTCCTGGCCGAACAATTGTTTCTACAATACTATTCCCCTCAATAAAGCTAAAAGGGGCATAATCACCTAAAGTCGTCACTGATACTATGTTATCTTCACCGTAAAGCATCGAACTTGTAAAAAACAGAACTAAAATAACACTGTTCCATTTACCATACATAAATTACCACCCACTTTTCTAAAAGCTACTGTAAATTTCCAATTGCACTCTTATGTTCAATTTCTAGTAACAATAGCTGTATCTTCCTACATAAAAGCTATGATTTTGCTATTAATCATTAACCCCTTCCTAGAAGATAAATATTGTACAACAAAGGTGTGTCATCACAATAACCATAGCCTCTTACTGATGTTGTCGCAAACGGATGAAATACTGTATAAACCGATTAACACTGATTCCTTCAATCATCATTCGTGGTAAATCAATCCAAAATCAGTTTTGTACATGCGTATGTACCAAAGGGGATTTGATGTATGTGATACGAAATGTGGGCAGTAAAAAGATTCGTAACATTTATACCTAAGCCAAAGTTAAGCGCGCCATTAACACGATAATGAGGCTTTGAGCTTCAATAACACTGTTTAATTAAAAATTAGCCTAAATAGACAATATGATCAGATTTCATTTAAAGTTTCAAAACCTTAGTATCCGGTTAACTCGAGATATCCTTCTCCTTGATGGCTGCCGGAGATGAGTACTGGACCTTCCCAGTAAGAGATAGTTAACGACATTTTAGCGTTAGGGTTTAAGGCGTTGATCTTAATATCGATGTGTTCAGATGGAATGGATATTTGCCATGAAGTTGGATATCGGGTTAAGTCTATTGTATGCCAGTCTAGCGCCGTGAGAGTGATGTTGGTAGATGCTATATTGTGTCCGCTACCATCGGCAAACATGCGTCTTGCACTGTAAAAGTTAGCTGTGCTTTGATTCGCTGGTGATTTGGCTTGATCCCTAAGCTGAAACAACATCAAGGTTGATCCGTCATGTAATCTAAGCGCAAACCAATCCCAACCAGCCTGTGTTTTATTTAAAAACTGCGAACTCCATTCTCTGTCTAGCCAAGCTTGACCTGTGACGTTATGCTCTTCTCCTTGCAAAGTGATGTTACCAGATACTTGAATGTAGGGTTGACTATAGTAATGTGAAGCGACAGATCCATCTGCGGTTTTTACGCTATAACCTTGGTTACCTTGTCGCTGATAAGGGGCACTTGAATGCAAAGTTAGCCGATAATTAAATTGTTCTCCTGTTACCTCTAAAGTTGCAGGAAATAGGGTGTTGCCATCACTTATCCAGCGCCAGTCATCTATTTTTACCGTGAATGGGTGATTGGATACATTAGCAAGTTGTGGGTGCTGCCTTGACCATTTCTCTGTGGCGAAATGCTGACTGGCACTGGTCACCGCAGCGTGAGCCATATAGAGCTGATTGCTTATCCAGCTCGGTTCATTGTTTTTTATTGATATTGGCTTATTCGATGATGTTGCAAGCTGGTTTTTTAATAATGTTGAGTGGGGTGCTACTGGCGTCATCGCGATGCGAAACTGGGTCCATTGTAGGCCGATTTTTTTGCCATGTTCAGTTTCTAAGTTAGCGGTTAAGTACCACCATTCTTGTCGAAAATCGTCATGAGCTAAATGATCTTGAGGAAATACAATGACCTTATTTTTATCGACTTGAGTGTATGTATTATTTGCGTGTGGAGATGAACTCATTAATTGTCCCATAGAAAGAGTGTTGTTAGCTGTTTGGGGATCTGAGCAAGCGCCAAGTATTAACCCTAAAATTATGCTGGTAAATATTGAGTGATAATAGGTGTTTTTGATTATCATATAACCTCACGTTGCAAGCTTGAAACAAGCGGTTTTTTGACTTGTTGGTACAAGGGCAGAGCAACAGCCACTAAACTTGAAGTAAGCGCTAAGGCCACCACCTTGAAATAAGCTAACCAATCCCATTGCATCGCGATACTCCAGCCGAATGCTTGTAGGGTTATTTTATGGATTAATATATACCCTAATATCAGACCTGTTGGCAGGGCGATTAAACAGGTAAATAGCACAATAATGATCATCTGAGTGAACACCATTTGAGTCAACTGAGCCTGCGTGACACCTAAGGTGTGTAAGCGTGCCATTGGCGCTATTCTGGCTTGAGTTAGCATAAAGCAAGCACTAAACAGGCCAATTGCAGCCACCAATAAGGTCAAACTGTTGAGTACTTGTGTGATTGAGAAGGTTTTCTTAAACATAATAATAGCTTGCTGCTTTATTAATGTCTGACTGTAAATCATTGCATTTGGAATTAAAAAATGTTGTTGCAAACTTTGCTTTAATTCGTCAATGGATCCGCTATAGCCCACAGCTAAGCTGATTGGATCACTTGGAAAGCCCTGACTTCGCCACACAACAGGTGAGATAACGATTTCGCCATAGGGATCGCCATAGCTATAAAATATCCCACCAACAATAAACTCTTTATTGGGTATCGCGGTTAAGATCAGTTTGTCACCTAAGCTAATGTTAAGTTTAATCGATAATGGCTCGCTTATCATTACGAGCTTACCGGCCATTAATCCTAGCCAAAGATCACCCAAAGCTGATTTAAGTACTGTGGTTTGCTTAAGAGATACTTCATCACGAGTCACTAGATTGATAGGCAAGTTTTGATGCTCGCTTCTAAGAGACCACTGTTTATATATCGCATCGACATCGCTGCGCGCCCTTAGGAAAGCATCGATTGCTTGTACTTGCTCTGAGGCAGGCTTGATATAAAGTTCTGCATGTAATCGTGAGTCTAACCATTGCCTAAGTGTACTTTCAAAACTGCCCACTAAAGTGTTCATTGATATATTGGCTGTCAGTGCTAATAACATGGCCATCATGGCTAATGATAGGGGCGCTATTAGCTCCTTGGTTTCAGCCACTTGATAGTAGAATAACCCTCTGTATCTGTGTTCAGACTTGAGTTTTACAAGCAGTTTAAGTAATAAGTTAATCATCATGAGTAGCGATGAGGGTAAAGCCAAAGGGATGGCGATAAGCACCAGAGCAAGTAAGGCCATGCTATAGCGATGATCTTGACTCAATGGCAGTAAGACGCTCGCGATAACCGCTAATATTGCTGCTGTCATTAACTGAATTTTTTGCATTTTAGCTGTACTGCTTATTTGAGGTAAATGGCTGATATTACCTGACAGAGGCTGGTGAATAAGCTGTAATAATAATGAAAAACAGGCAGAAAATGCAGCAAGTAGTGTTAATGAAATAGCGTGAAATAACCAAGACCATTGCCAGTTCCCGGGCAGTATTTTAGCACCGTAGAGCTGCTCTAAGGTAACTGATATCATAGGTTGCAGCCAGTAGCTCAACTGTAAGCCAAAGATAAAGCCAATGACAGATCCAATGATCACTAAGATAAGTATTTCAGTGAGCAGAGCCGACATCAAGGTGGTCTTCTTAACCCCCAATTGTTGAAGTTGACTTAATAGTCTTTGCCGCTTAAGTAAGCTGTAGCGCACCCCGTTATAGGCGATAAATAGTCCGACGATGAAAGCCAGCAAACTCATGGCCGTCAGATTAAGATGAAAACTTTGCGTTAATGCGGTGAGGCTGTCCCCCTTATCGTTTTCAATCAGTTGAGCGTGTTTGCCAAGCAGGCTGTTCAGCTGAGTTTGTTGTGACGAAATATCATTAAACAGTGCGATATAGCTCAGCTTTCCGACCTGATTGAGAAGTTTCTGAGCCAAAGATATGTCCATTAATATACTTGAGCCTAAGTGACGGTTGTCATCGAGGACGATAATGCTGAGTTCTACACCAGCAAGCGATAACTTTTTTTGTTTACCAAATTGTTCAGCCACGGTCCTGCTCATCATGATAATCGGCGCACCAGATAACATCTCTCCAAGAGGGAGCTGGGGTGAAAGTATCGTGGATGGGGTGGTATTGCTTTTATTTGCGTTGATATCCGTTGAAGTATTGTTACTAGCAAGTGAAGTTAACGCTGCGACCAGATCGCTTCCTTGTATTTGCCAGCGTTTGCCATCTGGGCTGGTGGCTGTGCCCTGCAGTACCGGGAGGCTGCGGTTAAATCCAGCTGCGCGGAGCTTAAAATACACTGACTCATCTAAGTATTTCTCCCCAAGAGGAGCCGTAATGTTCCATTTGGCTTGTAGGCTTAATAGTTCGGTGGCTGAGTGGTAGCTTTGCAACGCATTTTCATTGGTCGCACGGACACCAGTTAGTAACGTGACGGCCAATATGACACCGACAGTAATGGCGCCAGCCTGCAGTGGTGCTTGACGATAATGGGCGATAAATATACGTAAACTTAGCCAAAAGTTATTCACCAGTTTGCCTTGTGATGTAAATATAGGGTGCTGTCACATTGGCATCGAGAGTTACTCATGGATCTTACCCTCCTTTATATGCCACCTTTGTTGCATAAAGTTAGCGCACTCGATGCTATGAGTGACCATTAAAATGGCCGTATTATGCTCTCCTGCCAGAGTGCATAGTAGCTGCATTACTTCAAGGCTTGCTGCTTGATCTAGGTTACCTGTCGGTTCATCAGCTAAAATAAGCGGTGGTTTATGGGCAAGCGCACGGGCGATTGCTACTCTTTGTTGCTGCCCACCTGAAAGGCTATTCACATGGCGTTCGAGTAATGAACTCAGGCCTAAACTATGGCTTAAATGTTCGCACCAAGAATTCCAATTTTGGTGATTAAGTCTAAGAGGGAAAGCAATATTATCTTTGACGTTAAGCGGCGTCAGTAAGTTAAACTGTTGAAATATAACACCTAGCGATTGTTGCCTAAATAGGCTCCAATGTTTATCTTGCCAGTTTATTGTGTTTTGGCCAAGTAAAGTTAGTGTACTCTTGGGTGGCTTTGGAGCTGTGACAGGGTCTTGATTTGAGTCGTGCTTCTCGAATCCTGCGATCACATTAAGTAAAGTGCTTTTACCGCTCCCACTGGCTCCCATAAGGGCGACTGTTTGTCCTATTTTTTGGTCTAGTGTTAGGGAGATTTTGTCCAGAACACTGTGTTGCTGTTCACCATCGATGAACGTTTTACTGACATTAGTGAGTTGAACTAAAGGTGCATGAGTGGTCATTTCAGCTTCATTACTTGTGCTTAATTGAGGGTAAATGCGAAGTTAGAATAGCCTAACTTTATTGTGAGTGGTTATTTATTATTGGAACCATTTGATCGATAAAGTGATCATTATTCTGAGTTGAGCAGCTAGATCATCAAGGGAATGAGTTAGCATTTTTGCCATTGGTAAGAATTAAAGTCACTTGAAAATTATTTTATTCTATAATTTATAGTTAAATCACATGTATATAGACAGGATTAAATATTTTAAGGTGGTTTGGTAATAAATAATAATAAATACTTTAAAATCAAAGTTTTATAGGTTTGCCGCTGATAAGGATGAAACGAATAGTATGGGAAATAAACCGTTAACAGAATTTGAATATTTAGATTCGATGCCCTGTAATACTGAAGTTTACATGCAGATTTTGACTCAAAGTAAACCGATCCGTTTAAAAACTCGCCTTATTGGTGTTCATAGTCAAAAAGCCATCATTTTAGAGTTCGGTGAAGATAAAAATTGGGTATTAGCGAAGCATTGTATTTGTGACAATACCAGTGTTGTTGTACGTATGTTTAATAGCTTTGATCCCAATGCTCATGTGGTTGCATTTAGGTCAAGCATCTCCAAGTTAATGTCATTGCATCATTGGATTGTTATCTATTATCCAAAAAACTTAGAAAAAATTGCTTTACGCCAGTCGGGTCGGATCCCGGTGAATATTCATGCCCAATTAAGTCACAATAGTAACGATAAAGAGGAGCAATCAGGGTGTTCAGTTGAAGGTCACTTAGTCGATATTTCAATTCGAGGTGGTGGGTTTATTGGCACTGAAAATGAGGAGCTTAGCGTTGATGATAAATGTACATTAACACTACTTGGAGCTGTGGGTGATGAGGCTATTCATGTCAATGTTATTATTAAAAACAGACAAGTTTTTGATGCTGAAAATAACCTCATCCACTATGGTTTAATTTTAGATTCCGATCAAAATGCTGCTGAATGTTTTGTGCAACAAATAATACTAAGACACCTTAACCAGTAACGTCATCTACATTCAGTGTATACCCAAACGACCTCAAGATGCAGGATCCAGCATGTCGAGAAGTGACCGAGTTTAATGGCGTTAATTGTTGCTGCATAATTCTACCTTCTCCCATCAATGGGCTCGTACCTCCGATATCCAGATCGTCGTGCTTCGCCCAGCTCCTGAATCCGGCGAGTCGTTGATGATTGTTTTCTTATCAAGGCTATATAAATCCTGCTACGATTTTAAAATTCATATAAATACAGTGACTTAGTGGTGTGTTTGTTTTAATTTAGCCAAATGACATGGGGTTCTATGTTTCTATGAGGAGTGGTGATAGACTTTGGTTACATATTGTTAACTTTTTACATGACGGAACCCCATGATGAAAGTTGGACACCGTTTTACCTCCTTGTTAGTTGCTGGTGTACTCAGCATACCCACCTATTCATTGGCTAATACTGAAGATGTTGATTTATTACACCAGACTTATCGTCCAGTGAAAGTGAAGCAAGTATCCTTAGATCATGCTTTTCATCAACGGATTTTACCTGGAGAAGTTAGCGCCTCCGATCGCGCGACTTTATCTTTTCGTGTGGCAGGTGAAATTGCCACGATTAATGTGCACCCGGGAGAAGATGTTAACGCCGGTGATCTGCTGGCGACATTGGATCCTGCTATTTTTGAACAGCAATTAGAGGTGGCCAAAGCTCAATTTTATCTGAATAAAGTATTATTTGAACGCTCGTCCAATCTTGTTGAGCAAGGGGTGGTATCTCGTAATGATTTCGATCAATCCAAAAGTGACTACGCGATAGCGCAAGCTGCCTTGGATAAAGCCAATACTGAACTTGCCTATACTCATTTGTATGCGCCTTATGATGGGGTTATTTCTCGGCGTTTTATGCGCATGTTCGAATTTACACAGCAGCAAGAAGCTGTCCTTGGGATTCAAACAGAATTATCCGTTGATGTCAGCTTTCAATTGCCCGAACAGTTCATCGGTGCAGTGCAGCGTAACCGTGCTAGTGGTGAAAGTCATGCCGAAGTTCAAGTGAAGTTTGATAGCCGCGACGAATGGTTTGATGCCAAGTTAAAGGAACTTAACACCGTTGCCGATCCTTCAACGGGGAGCTATACCATTATTTTAACCTTACCAGCTCCTGATGAGCTGAATGTATTCCCAGGAATGGCGGCAAAAGTGAAAGCAATATTGCCTAATAATGAAAGCTCCGCCAGTTTTCTTATTCCTTCAGGTGCATTAGTTGAGGAGGCAAATCAAGCTTATGTCTTCATATGGTTGCCTGATATCAATCAATTAAAGAAGGTGCCAGTGAGTGTGAATGGTGAGCAAATCGTTGATGGTTTACAAGATGGTGATTGGTTAGTTGTCGCCGGTGCGAGTGAGCTCAGCGATGGACAAAATGCGGTACGTTGGGTAAAAGAGAGAGGGCTATAAAGATGAAAAACATAATACTTTTATCTTCTCTTCTCATGTTGGCTTTATTGATTGGATGTGGTGAGCCCATCCCTATTAATGACAATATAAAACGAGTCAACAGTTTCATCTTACCTAAATCAGATAACCAAGTGATCCGCGAGTTTAATGCTGTCGCCAGAGCACAAGATTTAACTCGGTTATCGTTTCGTATTGATGGCCACATTGCCAGCATCCCAGTGTCGAAAGGGCAGCGAGTAAAAAAAGGCGAGTTGCTCGCAGTATTAGATAAGCAAGATTATCAAATTGTCTTAAATGATCGTAAAGCCCGCATGCAACTTTCTAAGAAGCAGGTACAACGTACTCAGCCTCTGGTGGATAAAGAGCTTATCTCTCAGTCTGAATTTGATAAGATTAATGCTCAATATCTAGCCGATCTTGCCGAGTTTCGTCAGGCGGAATTATTGCTACTTTACACAGAACTCAGAGCGCCATTTAGTGGTGTCGTTAGTGATGTATTGTTGCAATCTTTTGAAAATGCCCAACCCGGGATTGTTGTTGTGACTATGCACAAGCTTGAACGGATTGATGTTGAAGTACAAGTGCCTGATATTTTACTAGCAGTATCGAAACGTAAAGAAGTTATCACGTCACCAAAAGAGTTTGATGTGAGCTTTGATGCGTTTCCTGGAGTGATATTTAAGGGCACAATGTTAGAAATGAATACTGAAAAAGATCCTGAAACGTATACCTATATTGCCACATTAGCGGTGCCATTAGACCCTCAATATAAAGTGCTTGAAGGTATGCCTGCAAAGGTGAAAGTTAATTTAAGTGACATCACATACACATACAGTCGTCAATATCTCATCCCTATAGAGGCAGTAATGATGCGTGATGGCAGTCATATAGCCAATCAAAATTCTGGCGTATGGTTGTATCAGTCAGACTCGAAAACTGTTAAATACCAGCATGTTATTCTTGGCGTTATCGTGGGGGATACCATTGAGGTTGTATCTGGTTTACAAGATGGCCAAGTGATCATAACCCGTGGCGCAACCCGTTTGGTTGATGGCCAAGCGGTTGAGCTGATAAAGGGATAAGGACAAACAATGAACATAGCTGGATATTTTGTCAAAAATGCCGTGATTAGTTGGATGTTTATACTGATTTTACTTATCGGTGGGTTAATAGCCTTTACAGGGTTAGGTCAGTTAGAAGATCCTCCATTTACCATTAAAGATGCCGTTGTGGTGACGCTTTATCCTGGGGCGATATCTACCGAAGTCGAAGAGGAAGTGACCTATCCAATAGAAAAAGCCATTCAAGCTTTACCTTATGTTGATAAAATTCGTTCTTTAAGTACCTCTGGTATGTCACAAATTACGGTGACGATGAAGAATAATTATGGTCCAGATGAGCTGCCTCAAATATGGGATGAACTTAGACGTAAAGTGAATGATATGTCCAATCAACTCCCACCAGGAGTTCATTCACCTATGGTGAATGATGATTTTGGTGATGTTTATGGCATCATGTATATGGTTACTGGAGCAGATTATAGTTACCGTGATTTATTAGATTATGTTGATTTTGTTAAACGTGAACTTGAGTTGGTCCCTGGAGTGGGCAAGGTTTCATTAGCTGGCACTCAGCAAGAACAAGTGTTCATCGAAGTGTCGCTAAATAAATTATCGAGTTCAAATATCGATCCTACCACGATAACCGATCTGCTTAATTCACAAAACATGGTTTCAGATGCGGGTAATTTACGTATTGCAGGGGATAATTTACATATTCGTACCAGTGGTGGCTTTAATAGTGTACTTGAATTGGGTGACTTACTTATTCCTGGTACCGCTGGTGCTAAACTCATATACCTCAGAGATGTAGCCACGATTAAACGAGGCTTTCAGGATATTCCAAGTAATGTGCTGAGCTTTAATCAACAAGATGCAATTAATATTGGTATTTCATTTTCTTCTGGTGTCAATGTGGTTTCGATTGGTCAAGCAATTGCTAACAAATTAACTCAAATTGACCGTGCACGCCCTGCGGGCATGAAAATTGAAACCATGTACAATCAACCTCAAGAGGTGGATAAATCCGTCAGTAGTTTCGTCTGGAATTTGATTGCTGCGGTGGCTATTGTCATTGGTGTCTTATTGGTTTTTATGGGATTTAAAAGTGGTGTGTTAATCGGCTTAATCCTGTTTTTGACCTGTCTTGGTACTTTTATTTTAATGCAACAGGCTGAAATTGAACTGCAACGTATTTCATTAGGTGCATTAATCATTGCGCTTGGTATGTTGGTCGATAATGCCATTGTGATCGTAGAAGGGATCTTAATTGGTCGCCAGCGTGGTCAATCCACGCTAGAAGCCTCTCAGGCGATTGTTAAACAAACTATGTGGCCTTTATTGGGGGCCACAATCATTGCTATTATTGCTTTTGCTCCTATTGGCTTATCGCCAGATGCCACCGGTGAGTTTGCCGGTTCATTGTTTTGGGTGCTACTGTTTTCATTATTTTTGTCTTGGATCACAGCTATCACCATCACGCCATTTTTTGCCCAACTATTCTTTGGTGAAAAAGCGCAATCCACAGGAGACACAGCACTAAAAGATCCTTACTGTGGTGCTTTTTTTACTTTTTATAAAGTGCTGCTGAATGTGTGTATGCGTTATCGTTGGGTGAGTGTTATTTGCGTAGCCGTAGCATTTGTTGCTTCGGTTGCGGGCTTTGCCTACGTCAAACAATCTTTCTTTCCTCCATCAACCACTCCGATATTCCTGGTTGATGTCTGGTTACCTGAAGGGACCGACATTCGGGAAACTCAGCACATCACTCAAAAAATGGAAGCTATGTCGACTCAGGTTGAAAATATTGAATTTGTCACTTCAACAGTGGGCAAAGGTTTTCCACGTTTCTTATTGACTTATAGCCCCGAGAAAAACTATTCATCTTACTCTCAATTAGCATTACGGGTGAGTAGTTTTGATGCTTTACAATCGACCATGATTAGCTATCGAACCTTAGTTGAAGCTGAATTCCCTCAAGTACAATTTAAATTCAAACGCCTTGAAATTGGCCCGTCTACGGATGCTAAAATAGAAGCGCGGATCAGTGGCTCAGATCCTGATGTATTGCGAACTATAGCTGCGCAAATCATGACCGAATTTAATCACACTGCGGGTACAGTTAATGTTCGTCATGATTGGCGTGAGCGAGTAAAAAACATCTCTCCTCGTTTTAATGAATCTCAGGCACGCCGTTTAGGGATCGTTAAAAGCAAAGTAGATGAAGCCCTTAATTTTGCCTTTGCTGGACTGCAAGTTGGACTATACCGTGAAGGAACCACGCTGCTACCAATCTTAAGTCGATTACCTGAAGGTGAACGGGTCGATATTGGTTCTTTGGAAAGCCTGCGTATATGGAGTCCGGTATTAGGGGCTTATGTGCCTATGCAGCAAGTCGTTGATGGATTCGATGTTAAATTTGAAGACCCTATTATTCAACGCCGTGATCGTAAACGTACTATTACCGTCTTTGCTGATGCTGATTTCGCCTATGAGGTCTTACCTGCTGAGTTGTTTACCAAGGTTCGCTCTAAGGTCGAAGCCATCAAGTTACCTTTGGGCTATGAACTGGTTTGGGGGGGCGAATTTGAATCCTCTAACGATGCACAAGCGTCGCTCTTTGCCACTTTACCACTAGGCTTCTTATGCATGTTTTTGATCACTGTATTTCTCTTTAATTCTGTGCGTAAACCTTTAGTGATTTGGTTAACCGTGCCATTGGCTATTATTGGGATCACCGCAGGGCTCTTAATATTAGGCAAGCCATTTAGTTTTATGGCTTTGTTAGGAATGCTGAGTTTATCAGGCATGTTGCTTAAAAATGGTATTGTGTTACTCGATCAAATTAATACTGAAATTGAAAGTGGCACTGAAATATTCGAAGCGGTATTTAATTCAACGGTAAGCCGCGTTCGCCCTGTGTGTATGGCTGCGGTCACGACGATTCTAGGCGTGTTGCCCTTGATAACCGACGCTTTCTTTGAATCGTTAGCGGCGGTGGTGATGTTTGGCTTAGGCGTTGCGACTATTCTGACTTTGCTTATTGTGCCAGTATTTTACATTATCTTTTTCAACGTTAAATATCGCGATTATAAAAAGTTTGCTCA is a window of Shewanella sp. VB17 DNA encoding:
- a CDS encoding FtsX-like permease family protein, which codes for MNNFWLSLRIFIAHYRQAPLQAGAITVGVILAVTLLTGVRATNENALQSYHSATELLSLQAKWNITAPLGEKYLDESVYFKLRAAGFNRSLPVLQGTATSPDGKRWQIQGSDLVAALTSLASNNTSTDINANKSNTTPSTILSPQLPLGEMLSGAPIIMMSRTVAEQFGKQKKLSLAGVELSIIVLDDNRHLGSSILMDISLAQKLLNQVGKLSYIALFNDISSQQTQLNSLLGKHAQLIENDKGDSLTALTQSFHLNLTAMSLLAFIVGLFIAYNGVRYSLLKRQRLLSQLQQLGVKKTTLMSALLTEILILVIIGSVIGFIFGLQLSYWLQPMISVTLEQLYGAKILPGNWQWSWLFHAISLTLLAAFSACFSLLLQLIHQPLSGNISHLPQISSTAKMQKIQLMTAAILAVIASVLLPLSQDHRYSMALLALVLIAIPLALPSSLLMMINLLLKLLVKLKSEHRYRGLFYYQVAETKELIAPLSLAMMAMLLALTANISMNTLVGSFESTLRQWLDSRLHAELYIKPASEQVQAIDAFLRARSDVDAIYKQWSLRSEHQNLPINLVTRDEVSLKQTTVLKSALGDLWLGLMAGKLVMISEPLSIKLNISLGDKLILTAIPNKEFIVGGIFYSYGDPYGEIVISPVVWRSQGFPSDPISLAVGYSGSIDELKQSLQQHFLIPNAMIYSQTLIKQQAIIMFKKTFSITQVLNSLTLLVAAIGLFSACFMLTQARIAPMARLHTLGVTQAQLTQMVFTQMIIIVLFTCLIALPTGLILGYILIHKITLQAFGWSIAMQWDWLAYFKVVALALTSSLVAVALPLYQQVKKPLVSSLQREVI
- a CDS encoding lipocalin-like domain-containing protein, which produces MSSSPHANNTYTQVDKNKVIVFPQDHLAHDDFRQEWWYLTANLETEHGKKIGLQWTQFRIAMTPVAPHSTLLKNQLATSSNKPISIKNNEPSWISNQLYMAHAAVTSASQHFATEKWSRQHPQLANVSNHPFTVKIDDWRWISDGNTLFPATLEVTGEQFNYRLTLHSSAPYQRQGNQGYSVKTADGSVASHYYSQPYIQVSGNITLQGEEHNVTGQAWLDREWSSQFLNKTQAGWDWFALRLHDGSTLMLFQLRDQAKSPANQSTANFYSARRMFADGSGHNIASTNITLTALDWHTIDLTRYPTSWQISIPSEHIDIKINALNPNAKMSLTISYWEGPVLISGSHQGEGYLELTGY
- a CDS encoding ABC transporter ATP-binding protein, with amino-acid sequence MTTHAPLVQLTNVSKTFIDGEQQHSVLDKISLTLDQKIGQTVALMGASGSGKSTLLNVIAGFEKHDSNQDPVTAPKPPKSTLTLLGQNTINWQDKHWSLFRQQSLGVIFQQFNLLTPLNVKDNIAFPLRLNHQNWNSWCEHLSHSLGLSSLLERHVNSLSGGQQQRVAIARALAHKPPLILADEPTGNLDQAASLEVMQLLCTLAGEHNTAILMVTHSIECANFMQQRWHIKEGKIHE
- a CDS encoding ABC transporter substrate-binding protein, with translation MYGKWNSVILVLFFTSSMLYGEDNIVSVTTLGDYAPFSFIEGNSIVETIVRPGENIPGYQGYSWDILRESFHIMGYTIKLSVSPWPRAMQNVKTGKIDILFPTGMNEERLKVFDYSHEFVNEAKFLIYVRAESPIKWIGLESLNNLVIGVKRGFNYGDKWHSVDYVTKYDVNTISQGFQMLEKGRIDGFIGYENTWDYILKQQGWSNKYNKMPSFGSTKEYIAVLKTNPNGQTILQDFDIGKQKLIESGKLKEIEKFWFGKDESIDKE
- a CDS encoding efflux RND transporter periplasmic adaptor subunit, producing MMKVGHRFTSLLVAGVLSIPTYSLANTEDVDLLHQTYRPVKVKQVSLDHAFHQRILPGEVSASDRATLSFRVAGEIATINVHPGEDVNAGDLLATLDPAIFEQQLEVAKAQFYLNKVLFERSSNLVEQGVVSRNDFDQSKSDYAIAQAALDKANTELAYTHLYAPYDGVISRRFMRMFEFTQQQEAVLGIQTELSVDVSFQLPEQFIGAVQRNRASGESHAEVQVKFDSRDEWFDAKLKELNTVADPSTGSYTIILTLPAPDELNVFPGMAAKVKAILPNNESSASFLIPSGALVEEANQAYVFIWLPDINQLKKVPVSVNGEQIVDGLQDGDWLVVAGASELSDGQNAVRWVKERGL
- a CDS encoding PilZ domain-containing protein produces the protein MGNKPLTEFEYLDSMPCNTEVYMQILTQSKPIRLKTRLIGVHSQKAIILEFGEDKNWVLAKHCICDNTSVVVRMFNSFDPNAHVVAFRSSISKLMSLHHWIVIYYPKNLEKIALRQSGRIPVNIHAQLSHNSNDKEEQSGCSVEGHLVDISIRGGGFIGTENEELSVDDKCTLTLLGAVGDEAIHVNVIIKNRQVFDAENNLIHYGLILDSDQNAAECFVQQIILRHLNQ